A window of Bacteroidales bacterium genomic DNA:
GGGACGCTCTAACCAACCGTCCCGACCTGTCGGGACGCCATTTTTATCTATTCCAATCAACCCCCGACCTTCCCGATCTATGATCGGGACGCTCTAACCAACTGTCCCGACCTGTCGGGACGCCATTTTATCCATTCTAATCAACCCCCGACCTTCCCGATCTATGATCGGGACGCTCTAACCAACTGTCCCGACCTGTCGGGACGCCATTTTATCTATTCTAATCAACCCCCGACCTTCCCGATCGATGATCGGGACGCTCTAACCAACTGTCCCGACCTGTCGGGACGTCATTTTTATCTGTTCCAATCAACCCCCGACCTTCCCGATCTATGATCAGGACACCATCTCGGGCTCCTGATCCGGTCATCCCGTCATTACACTTTTTTGCTCTTGCTTCCGGAATAACCGTTTTTTTTCAGGACTGCAAATATACATTTTTTTCATTTTCGGACTATTTCTTGTGATTATTTTTACACAATTTGCTCTAATACAATATTTTACATTTCATTTTCTCCGGCTTTTTTCATTCCTTTTGCCCCGGTTTGGCTGATAAACTTTTTTTATTATATTGCAACTTATTGAAACGGATATTTTTCTTTCGCTCAATGAAAAGACGCTTTGAACTGGAATATACCCTGAATGTTTCCCCCTCGTTTTTGTTTTCCCGTCTGAGCACGCCCGGAGGACTGTCGGAATGGTTTGCCGACGATGTCAACCTGAAAGGCAAAGTGTTCACCTTTCTCTGGAAAGGTTCACAGCAAAGTGCGGAAATACTGGCCCAGAAAGAAAACAGGTATATCCGCTTCCGCTGGCTTGAAAAAGGCTGTGAAAACTGCTACTTTGAATTTCGTATCCGCCAGGATCAGCTTACCGGCGATGTTGCCCTCATCGTTACCGATTACGCCGAAGAACAGGAAAAGGACGATGTCATTGAGCTATGGAATATGCAGATTGCACGCCTGAAGCATGTTATCGGCCTTTAAAGGGTTATCCGTTCGTTCATCATGCAATTCTCATCCATCAGATTGGCAAAAAAAAGTACTTTTGCAGGAATCAGTGACTGAAATCATTCTTCATGCGTATCAAGCGGCTTCATAGGTTCATGCTGATGTCGTTCATCGGCCCGCTTTTCCTGACGTTCTTCATAGTGATCTTCCTCCTGCTGATGCAGTTTTTGTGGAAGTACATTGACGAACTGGCAGGAAAGGGCTTATCGGCCGGAGTGATCGCCGAACTGCTGCTGTACACCTCAACAAGTCTGGTTCCTATGGCTCTGCCCCTGGCCATCCTGCTGGCCAGCCTCATGACGTTCGGAAACCTGGGCGAAAACTATGAACTTACAGCCCTCAAATCGGCCGGTATTTCCCTGCAGAGAATCATGGCGCCCCTTGTCGTTCTGGTTGCCGGCATCAGCGTCCTGGCCTTCTTTTTTTCCAACAACGTTATGCCTTACGCCAATCTGAAAATGAGAGCCCTGCTCTATGACATCCGGCAAAAGCGGCCGGCTTTTCAGATTACGGAAGGAATCTTCTATAACGGAATCGACGGCTACAGCATAAAGGTGGGACGCAAAGACCCCCGTACCAACAAGCTGTACAATATCAAAATCTACGACCACACGGCTGGCAAAGGAAACATAAGCGTTACCACTGCTGACTCCGGCTTAATGAAAATGACTCCCGACAGCAACCTGATTTTCATTTTATACAGCGGGTACAGTTACAACGAGCTGGAAGATGAAACACGAAGCCGCAGTCACAGGACCTATCCGCACAGGATGGACTACTTTCAGCAGCAGGAACTCATCCTTTCCCTCAGCGGATTCGGATTCAACCGTACCGACGAAAACCTCTTCAAAGGAGGGTATCAGATGATGAATCTCAAACAACTTTCCAAAGCAAGGGATTCGCTTAATCAGGACTTTAATCTTAACCGGCAGGTATTTTACAAAGACCTGCTGGCTGTAAATTACTTCCGAAGTGATTTTTTAGTAAGAAAAAAGAAAGAGGGCGATACCCTCTTCCTGAAAAATCCACCCCTCACGCTGAAAAAATTCTACCCCGACAGTATTTACGACACCCTGCCTTTGCCGGACAAGAAGCTGGTCATTTCGCAGGCTCTGGGCCTGGCACGTACCGCCCAGAGCTACATTTCATCGCAGAAAGAAACCTTTTACAACAAAATCAAGCGAATACGCCGCCATGAAATTGAATGGCACAGGAAGTTCACCCTGTCGTTTGCCTGTCTGATTTTCTTCTTTATCGGAGCCCCGCTCGGCGCCATCATTCGCAAAGGAGGGCTGGGTATGCCGGTGGTCATATCGGTGCTGTTTTTTGTAGTCTATTATGTGATTTCACTGATCGGTGAAAAAATGGTGCGCGAAAACCTGATTCCGGCTGCCGAAGGAATGTGGATCTCGTCGGCCATCCTCCTCCCCCTTGGCATATACCTTACCTACAAGGCTACCACCGATTCGGCCATACTCAATCTTGACACATACACCCGCTTTATCCGTAAGATTATGATCGCCCTTAAAGTGGAAGAAGAAAATTCTGCCGGATGAACATTCTTCAGCTTTCCATAAAATTCCCCTGGCCACCCAATGACGGAGGTGCTCTGGCTACTCTTGCCCTTACCAGGGGATTTTATGAACTCGGGCATGAGGTAACCATGCTGGCCATGAATACCTCCAAACACTTTTTTGAAATGGAAAGACTGCCCGAGCCGGTGAAAAAAATGGCCAATTTCCGGACAGTCCCTGTCAATACCGATATC
This region includes:
- a CDS encoding SRPBCC domain-containing protein: MKRRFELEYTLNVSPSFLFSRLSTPGGLSEWFADDVNLKGKVFTFLWKGSQQSAEILAQKENRYIRFRWLEKGCENCYFEFRIRQDQLTGDVALIVTDYAEEQEKDDVIELWNMQIARLKHVIGL
- a CDS encoding YjgP/YjgQ family permease, with the translated sequence MKRLHRFMLMSFIGPLFLTFFIVIFLLLMQFLWKYIDELAGKGLSAGVIAELLLYTSTSLVPMALPLAILLASLMTFGNLGENYELTALKSAGISLQRIMAPLVVLVAGISVLAFFFSNNVMPYANLKMRALLYDIRQKRPAFQITEGIFYNGIDGYSIKVGRKDPRTNKLYNIKIYDHTAGKGNISVTTADSGLMKMTPDSNLIFILYSGYSYNELEDETRSRSHRTYPHRMDYFQQQELILSLSGFGFNRTDENLFKGGYQMMNLKQLSKARDSLNQDFNLNRQVFYKDLLAVNYFRSDFLVRKKKEGDTLFLKNPPLTLKKFYPDSIYDTLPLPDKKLVISQALGLARTAQSYISSQKETFYNKIKRIRRHEIEWHRKFTLSFACLIFFFIGAPLGAIIRKGGLGMPVVISVLFFVVYYVISLIGEKMVRENLIPAAEGMWISSAILLPLGIYLTYKATTDSAILNLDTYTRFIRKIMIALKVEEENSAG